From Cucumis melo cultivar AY chromosome 1, USDA_Cmelo_AY_1.0, whole genome shotgun sequence, a single genomic window includes:
- the LOC107992282 gene encoding regulatory-associated protein of TOR 1-like, with the protein MRSANCSPISHPMLPPTHQHHMWDAWDMAAEICLSQLPALVEDPNLEFQPSPFFTEQLTAFEVWLDHGSENKKPPESTCVLLSQGHRFRALVLLGRFLDMGPWAVDLALSVGIFPYVLKLLQTTTPERRQILVFIWTKILALDKSASQVHGGLLAAGFFDGSVKLYDARIPELLVCTMRPHVQKVEKVVGIGFQPGLDSSKIVSASQAGDIQFLDIRNQRDRYLTIDAHRGSLTALAVHRHAPILASGSAKQLIKVFSLDGDQLGTIRYHQQACFHCWWNQT; encoded by the exons ATGCGGTCTGCAAATTGTTCTCCAATTTCACATCCAATGTTACCTCCAACCCATCAGCATCACATGTg GGATGCATGGGACATGGCTGCCGAAATTTGTCTTTCTCAACTTCCAGCATTGGTTGAAGACCCCAACTTGGAGTTTCAG CCAAGTCCATTTTTCACCGAGCAGCTGACAGCTTTTGAGGTATGGCTTGATCATGGATCCGAAAACAAGAAACCTCCAGAATCGACATGT GTTTTACTCAGCCAAGGACATCGATTCAGGGCGCTGGTTCTTCTTGGTAGATTTCTTGATATGGGACCTTGGGCTGTTGATCTG GCCTTGTCCGTTGGAATATTCCCGTATGTTCTAAAGCTTCTGCAGACGACAACGCCGGAGCGGCGACAAATTCTGGTTTTTATATGGACAAAGATTCTGGCCTTAGATAAG TCTGCTTCTCAAGTCCATGGGGGTCTTCTTGCAGCTGGTTTCTTTGATGGTTCTGTCAAGCTTTATGATGCTCGCATTCCTGAATT GCTTGTCTGCACAATGCGCCCACATGTGCAAAAAGTAGAAAAGGTTGTGGGGATTGGCTTTCAACCCGGACTTGATTCGTCGAAG ATTGTCAGTGCCTCTCAGGCTGGTGATATTCAATTTCTGGATATCAGAAATCAGAGGGATCGGTATCTAACCATCGATGCTCACAGAGGTTCACTTACAGCATTAGCCGTTCATAGACATGCTCCTATCTTAGCTAGCGGTTCAGCCAAACAGTTAATTAAGGTCTTCAGCCTAGATGGCGATCAACTAGGCACCATTAGATACCATCAACAAGCGtgttttcattgttggtggaatcagacttga
- the LOC103500111 gene encoding S-protein homolog 1-like, giving the protein MYEKYMQLAMPLLLVLVAVVLVQPSTAVPLPLPKWHIHVVNGLRNQTLFVHCKSKDDDLGNHTLSTKGQEVQWTFKVNFFGTTLFWCYLKKPNFYVAFESFWVEKTHPWLTSRCFDKNCIWIAKDDGIYLRNNLTNVDELVHPWNKMV; this is encoded by the coding sequence ATGTATGAAAAATATATGCAATTGGCAATGCCTCTCTTGCTTGTGTTGGTTGCTGTGGTGTTAGTTCAACCATCCACAGCAGTTCCACTGCCACTCCCAAAATGGCACATTCATGTGGTAAATGGGCTTAGAAATCAAACCCTATTTGTGCATTGTAAGTCCAAGGATGATGATTTGGGAAACCACACTTTGAGTACCAAAGGGCAAGAAGTTCAATGGACATTTAAAGTGAACTTTTTTGGAACAACCTTGTTTTGGTGCTATTTAAAGAAGCCAAATTTCTACGTAGCGTTTGAATCTTTTTGGGTTGAGAAAACTCACCCTTGGCTCACTTCTAGGTGTTTTGATAAGAATTGCATCTGGATTGCTAAAGATGATGGAATTTACTTGAGAAACAACCTCACCAATGTTGATGAACTTGTACATCCATGGAACAAAATGGTTTGA